One Meleagris gallopavo isolate NT-WF06-2002-E0010 breed Aviagen turkey brand Nicholas breeding stock chromosome 11, Turkey_5.1, whole genome shotgun sequence genomic region harbors:
- the LOC100549940 gene encoding long-chain-fatty-acid--CoA ligase 3-like, whose product MKLKHNINPVLLQFINFIILVYTVVTYIPWYIFSGSRQAIAKSKQVKARPVNNRPGAAYRSVNSLHCLASVLYPGCDTLDKVFKYAKTKYRDKKLLGTREILKEEDEIQPSGKVFKKVILGKYTWLSYEDVYIKAVNFGNGLAVLGQQPKTNIAIFCETRAEWMIAAQACFMCNYQLVTLYATLGGAAIVHGLNETEVTTIITSKELMQTKLKEIVSQIPRLRHIITVDGKPTTWSEFPKGVIVHTMASVQAMGAKADSGSKQQARPVPSDIAVIMYTSGSTGIPKGVMISHCNIIAGITGMAERIPNLGEKDIYIGYLPLAHVLELSAELVCLSHGCRIGYSSPQTLADQSSKIKKGSKGDVTTLKPTLMAAVPEIMDRIYKNVMNKVNEMTSFQRNLFILAYNYKMEQISKGYTTPLCDSLIFRKVRMLLGGKIRILLCGGAPLSAATQRFMNICFCCPVGQGYGLTESAGAGTITEVWDYTTGRVGAPLVCCEIKLMNWEEGGYYNTDKPYPRGEILIGGQNVTIGYYKNEGRTRKDFTIDENGQRWLHTGDIGEFHQDGCLKIIGEFLNSGKHICIYTPVFQGCSLL is encoded by the exons ATGAAGTTGAAGCATAACATCAACCCCGTTCTTCTGCAGTTTATAAACTTTATTATCTTGGTGTACACGGTTGTAACGTACATTCCTTGGTACATATTTTCAGGCTCAAGACAGGCTATAGCAAAATCCAAGCAGGTTAAGGCTAGACCTGTGAATAACAGGCCTGGGGCTGCGTACAGGTCTGTTAACAGTCTGCACTGCTTAGCTTCAGTTCTATATCCTGGCTGTGATACACTGGACAAAGTTTTTAAATATGCTAAAACTAAATACAGAGACAAAAAGCTCTTAGGAACGCGGGAAATCCTGAAGGAGGAAGATGAAATCCAGCCATCAGGAAAGGTTTTCAAAAAG GTCATCCTTGGCAAGTACACCTGGCTTTCATATGAAGATGTATACATCAAAGCTGTTAATTTTGGAAATGGCTTAGCAGTGTTGGGTCAGCAACCAAAGACAAACATTGCTATCTTCTGTGAGACTAGAGCTGAGTGGATGATTGCAGCACAAGCCTGCTTTATGTGCAACTATCAGC ttgttaCTCTGTACGCTACCCTAGGAGGTGCAGCAATAGTACATGGCCTAAATGAAACAGAGGTGACCACCATCATTACTAGTAAAGAGCTGATGCAAACAAAATTGAAG GAAATTGTTTCTCAAATTCCACGGCTGCGACATATTATTACAGTGGATGGCAAACCAACAACATGGTCAGAATTTCCCAAAGGTGTCATTGTTCACACTATGGCTTCTGTGCAAGCTATGGGAGCCAAGGCAGACAGTG GAAGCAAACAGCAAGCCAGGCCTGTACCCTCTGATATTGCAGTGATCATGTACACAAGTGGATCCACAGGAATTCCCAAAGGAGTTATGATCTCCCACTGCAACATAATTGCTGGTATAACTGGAATGGCTGAAAGGATTCCAAATCTGGG gGAAAAAGACATTTACATTGGCTATTTGCCTCTTGCCCATGTTCTGGAGCTGAGTGCTGAACTTGTGTGCCTGTCTCATGGATGCCGTATTGGTTACTCTTCACCTCAGACATTGGCTGACCAG TCCTCTAAAATcaagaaaggaagcaaaggtGATGTTACTACACTTAAACCAACTCTAATGGCAGCTGTCCCG GAAATTATGGATCGAATCTACAAAAATGTCATGAATAAGGTAAATGAAATGACGAGTTTCCAGCGAAATCTATTTATATTGGCCTACAATTACAAAATGGAACAAATTTCCAAAGGTTACACGACCCCGCTCTGCGATAg CCTTATTTTCCGGAAAGTACGAATGCTGCTAGGTGGAAAAATTCGCATCCTGCTTTGTGGAGGAGCTCCACTCTCTGCAGCAACTCAGCGATTtatgaacatttgtttctgttgcCCTGTAGGGCAGGGGTATGGGCTCACTGAATCAGCTGGAGCTGGAACAATCACGGAAG tTTGGGACTACACTACAGGGAGAGTGGGAGCACCTTTGGTTTGCTGTGAAATCAAGTTAATGAACTGGGAAGAAG GTGGATATTACAACACTGATAAACCATATCCTAGAGGCGAGATTCTTATTGGAGGGCAAAATGTGACTATAGGCTACTATAAAAATGAAGGACGAACCAGAAAGGATTTCACTATTGATGAGAATGGGCAGAGGTGGCTCCATACTGGAGATATTGGAGAGTTTCATCAAGATGGATGTCTAAAAATCATTGGTGAGTTCTTAAATTCAGGTAAACATATTTGTATATACACACCTGTTTTTCAGGGCTGCTCGTTGCTGTAG